The Blautia hydrogenotrophica DSM 10507 genome window below encodes:
- a CDS encoding ROK family transcriptional regulator — protein MNSEQAKTKFFGNIYRIIYQDKHTSRQNIAKKSGISLPTIASNLNRLTDAGLIHTVGSFQSTGGRKPNIISYVPDARFALGIDITKNHLSEVLIDLDLNIIGSKRMYLPFEDSEAYFQILSFEMQQLLNQYLIDPSKLLGVGLSMPVHVMRDQKTISYATVVNVSANIYERLTPYIPYPFLIFNDANSAGLAESWISGSEQPMIYLSLSNSVGGANMNGKEIYKGVNCRATEFGHMCIVPHGRKCYCGQHGCLDAYCSAKQLSDFTNGNLAEFFHCLKENSNVGLQRIFDDYLNHLALAVNNLRMCYDCDIVLGGNVGSYMADYIELFREKALRLNPFEKNGDFIRICHYRTEASAVGAAAYYVNEFIQNL, from the coding sequence TTGAACTCCGAACAAGCAAAAACCAAGTTTTTCGGCAATATTTATCGTATTATCTACCAGGATAAGCACACATCCCGCCAAAACATCGCTAAAAAATCCGGCATCAGTCTTCCCACGATCGCTTCCAATTTAAACCGTCTCACTGACGCCGGGTTAATTCACACCGTGGGCTCTTTTCAGTCCACAGGAGGCAGAAAGCCCAATATCATAAGTTATGTTCCAGATGCCCGCTTTGCACTGGGAATCGACATCACTAAGAACCATTTATCAGAAGTCTTAATCGACCTGGATTTAAATATTATCGGCAGCAAAAGAATGTACCTGCCCTTTGAGGACTCAGAAGCTTATTTTCAAATTCTATCTTTTGAAATGCAGCAGTTATTAAATCAATATCTCATTGACCCATCCAAACTTTTGGGAGTCGGACTTTCTATGCCCGTCCATGTAATGAGAGACCAAAAGACGATCTCCTACGCCACCGTCGTTAATGTATCCGCGAACATCTATGAACGCCTGACCCCATACATTCCCTATCCTTTTCTCATCTTCAACGATGCTAATTCTGCCGGCTTAGCTGAGAGTTGGATATCTGGTTCTGAACAGCCAATGATCTACCTCTCCCTAAGCAACAGCGTGGGAGGCGCCAACATGAATGGAAAAGAGATCTACAAAGGTGTCAACTGTAGAGCCACCGAATTTGGACACATGTGTATTGTCCCCCATGGGCGTAAATGTTACTGCGGTCAACATGGCTGTCTCGACGCCTACTGCTCCGCAAAGCAACTATCTGACTTCACCAATGGAAATCTCGCAGAGTTCTTCCATTGTCTGAAAGAAAACAGTAATGTCGGTCTCCAAAGAATCTTTGACGACTACTTAAATCATCTAGCCCTCGCAGTCAATAACCTCCGCATGTGTTATGACTGCGACATTGTGCTTGGCGGCAATGTCGGCTCCTATATGGCAGACTATATCGAGCTCTTTCGTGAAAAAGCTCTCCGCCTAAACCCCTTTGAAAAAAACGGAGATTTTATCCGAATCTGCCATTATCGCACAGAAGCCTCCGCCGTAGGGGCTGCCGCCTATTACGTCAATGAATTCATTCAGAATCTGTAA
- a CDS encoding ABC transporter permease: protein MRRGIYFQLAVTNLVKNRKIYIPYLLTCICSIAMYYMIYFMRLNPELENMRGGVTIRTILGVGSIVIGLFSVIFLVYSNGFLMRQRKKELGLYNILGMEKRHIRRMMLLEMLLTAAMSLGAGILLGILGGKLLFLLLLRLIQAPVQFGFYISGEAILHTFFLFGIIFGVTLLNDLRQIHLVNPIELLQGSKAGEKEPKGKWLMAVIGLVCLVAGYYIAWTTKTPLKAVNVFFVAVLLVMAGTYLLFTSGSIVFLKLLRRKKKFYYQTRHFTSVSGLIYRMKQNAVGLANICILSTGVLLMISTTICLYFGTENSLKSQYPSQINVVFQEIEKGQESQITDTVEQVLESQNMEGKIQYQVNMVNDCILDGDEIQFERQEQAVQMDNIGILYFFTQEEYSRITGEERKPLENGEVLIYETRKSGIKDRCILGGKTYSVQKLESFPFRGILGDIVPSVILVGNDTTCAEIEEAKKMEEGKDINNWECNLWVDLTGDSAQKERLVSREIEKALRALAVQSGFSGDEGLVQVASRQENVQRTWELNGGLLFLGLFLGSLFLLGTVLIIYYKQVSEGYEDRERYEIMQKVGMNKKEVQQSIRSQILMVFFLPLFAAVCHIVVAFQLIRRLMEVFYMSDVWLFAGCTAGTTLVFAVLYVLIYVITARVYYKIVE, encoded by the coding sequence ATGCGTAGAGGGATTTACTTTCAGTTGGCAGTGACGAATTTGGTAAAAAACCGAAAAATCTATATTCCCTATCTTCTGACCTGTATCTGCTCCATCGCCATGTACTATATGATCTACTTTATGCGTCTGAATCCAGAGTTGGAAAATATGAGAGGCGGAGTCACGATTCGGACAATCCTGGGAGTTGGGAGTATTGTAATCGGTCTGTTTTCGGTGATTTTTCTGGTCTACAGCAATGGCTTTCTGATGAGACAGCGCAAAAAGGAGCTGGGACTTTACAATATCTTAGGAATGGAAAAACGCCATATCCGGCGGATGATGCTCTTAGAGATGCTGCTGACGGCGGCGATGAGCCTGGGAGCTGGAATTCTGCTGGGTATTCTGGGCGGAAAACTGCTGTTTTTACTGCTGCTTCGGCTGATTCAGGCGCCGGTACAGTTTGGGTTCTATATATCGGGAGAGGCGATTCTGCATACCTTTTTCTTGTTTGGAATTATTTTTGGGGTGACGTTGCTCAATGATCTGAGGCAAATCCATCTGGTCAATCCCATTGAGCTGCTTCAAGGGTCCAAAGCGGGAGAAAAAGAGCCGAAGGGAAAATGGTTGATGGCTGTGATCGGCCTGGTGTGTCTGGTGGCAGGCTACTATATAGCGTGGACGACGAAAACTCCGTTGAAGGCTGTGAATGTGTTTTTTGTGGCAGTGTTGCTCGTGATGGCGGGCACTTATCTTTTGTTTACTTCCGGCAGTATTGTATTTTTGAAGCTTCTTCGGAGAAAGAAAAAATTCTATTATCAGACGAGGCATTTTACCAGCGTGTCCGGGTTAATTTACCGTATGAAGCAAAACGCGGTGGGGCTGGCTAACATCTGTATCTTAAGTACGGGAGTACTTTTGATGATCTCCACAACAATCTGCCTGTACTTTGGTACAGAGAATTCTCTGAAGTCTCAATATCCCAGTCAGATCAATGTAGTGTTTCAGGAAATTGAAAAAGGGCAGGAGAGTCAGATTACGGATACCGTAGAACAAGTTTTAGAATCTCAGAACATGGAAGGGAAAATACAATATCAGGTAAATATGGTCAATGACTGTATTCTGGATGGAGATGAGATCCAGTTTGAGAGACAGGAGCAGGCGGTCCAGATGGACAATATTGGAATTCTGTATTTTTTTACCCAGGAAGAGTACAGCCGCATCACGGGGGAGGAACGAAAACCCCTGGAAAATGGGGAGGTACTGATCTACGAGACGAGAAAAAGCGGTATCAAAGATCGTTGTATACTGGGTGGAAAAACGTATTCCGTTCAAAAACTGGAATCTTTTCCCTTCCGGGGGATACTAGGAGACATCGTTCCTTCGGTAATTCTAGTAGGAAATGATACCACTTGTGCCGAAATAGAAGAGGCAAAAAAAATGGAGGAAGGGAAGGACATTAACAACTGGGAGTGTAATCTGTGGGTTGACTTGACTGGAGATTCAGCCCAAAAGGAGAGGCTCGTAAGCAGGGAGATCGAGAAGGCTTTGAGAGCTCTGGCAGTACAGTCAGGTTTTTCCGGTGACGAGGGGTTGGTACAGGTGGCATCTCGGCAAGAAAATGTGCAGAGAACCTGGGAGCTCAACGGCGGCCTGTTATTTTTAGGATTGTTTTTGGGCAGTCTCTTCCTTCTGGGAACCGTGCTGATTATTTATTACAAACAGGTCTCCGAAGGATATGAAGACCGGGAACGGTATGAGATCATGCAGAAGGTGGGAATGAATAAAAAAGAGGTACAGCAGTCGATACGAAGCCAGATTTTGATGGTTTTCTTCCTACCGCTGTTTGCTGCGGTCTGTCATATCGTGGTGGCTTTTCAGCTGATACGAAGATTGATGGAGGTCTTCTATATGAGTGATGTCTGGCTATTCGCAGGCTGTACTGCTGGAACGACACTGGTGTTTGCTGTTTTGTATGTGCTTATTTATGTGATTACCGCGAGAGTTTATTATAAAATTGTAGAGTAA
- a CDS encoding ABC transporter ATP-binding protein produces MEFLEVNHVKKIYSTRFGKNKVQALENVSFSVEQGEYVAIMGESGSGKTTLLNILASLDKPTSGEVLLEGKNIVNLREKEISSFRRKNLGFVFQDFNLLDTFNLRDNIFLPLVLAGEDYQEMERKLRPIAAKLRISEILDKYPYEVSGGQKQRAAVARALITGPKLVLADEPTGALDSRAAGELLELFQEINEDGQTILMVTHSIAAASHAGRVLFIKDGEVFHQIYRGDMTKQKLYQRISDTLTILATGGEQYA; encoded by the coding sequence ATGGAATTTTTGGAAGTCAATCATGTGAAGAAGATTTATTCTACCAGGTTTGGAAAAAATAAAGTTCAGGCATTAGAGAATGTAAGCTTCTCAGTGGAACAAGGAGAATACGTGGCAATCATGGGTGAATCCGGGTCTGGGAAGACTACGCTTTTGAATATTCTGGCCTCTCTGGATAAGCCTACAAGCGGAGAAGTATTGTTGGAGGGAAAGAACATTGTAAATCTCCGGGAAAAAGAGATATCCTCCTTTCGCAGAAAGAATCTGGGGTTTGTATTCCAGGATTTTAATCTGCTGGACACCTTTAATCTGAGGGATAACATCTTTCTGCCGTTGGTTCTGGCAGGGGAGGACTACCAGGAGATGGAACGAAAGCTTAGGCCGATTGCCGCGAAACTGAGGATTTCTGAGATTTTGGATAAGTATCCCTATGAAGTATCGGGCGGACAGAAGCAGAGGGCGGCAGTTGCCAGAGCGCTTATTACAGGGCCGAAGCTGGTGCTGGCAGACGAGCCCACAGGAGCTTTGGATTCCAGAGCTGCCGGGGAATTACTGGAACTGTTTCAGGAGATCAACGAGGATGGGCAGACCATTTTGATGGTCACTCACAGCATTGCGGCTGCCAGCCACGCGGGGCGCGTGCTGTTTATCAAAGACGGGGAAGTCTTTCACCAGATTTACCGTGGTGATATGACGAAACAGAAGCTGTATCAGAGAATTTCCGATACGCTTACGATTTTAGCCACAGGCGGTGAACAGTATGCGTAG